The Blastomonas sp. SL216 DNA window CCGGTGTTCGCCGCGCAGATGTTCGAAGGCGGCCGTACCGGTTCGATCTCGCCCTTTGCGATCATCGCGCTGATCGGCATGATCGTCGGCCTGGTGCTGCTGATCAGCTTCATGGAGCGTGCTCAGCGCCGCGTGCTGATCCAGTATCCCAAGCGTGCCACCCAGCGCGGTGTGATGCAGGCCGACCGCAGCCATCTGCCGCTCAAGATCAATACCGCTGGTGTGATCCCGCCGATCTTCGCGTCGTCGCTGCTGCTGATGCCGCTGACCATTTCGCAGTTTGCCGGCAACTCGACCGATCCCAATTCGGCAGTAGGCGGCGTGCTGGTGACGCTGAACCAGTATCTGGCGCATGGCCAGCCGCTGTACATGACGCTCTATGCGCTCGGCATCATCTTCTTCTGCTTCTTCTACACTGCCGTGGTGTTCAACCCGGAGGAAACGTCGGAGAACCTCAAGAAGAATGGCGGCTTCATCCCGGGCATCCGTCCGGGCAAGAACACCGCGACCTATCTGGATTATGTGCTCACGCGCATCACCGTGGTCGGCGCAGCCTATCTGACGCTGGTCTGCGTCCTGCCTGAATATGTGATCGCGCAGACCGGCATCCCGCTGTTCTTCCTGGGCGGCACGAGCCTGCTGATCGTCGTCAACGTCACCGTCGACACGATTACGCAGATCCAGAGCCATTTGCTGGCGCATCAATATGCCGACTTGATCAAGAAGGCGAAGCTCAAGGGGCGCTTGCGCTAAGCGACGCGCTGGGGAATAGAATGGGCCGGGCACAACCGGCCCAGTGGGGGATGGATTACCCATGAATATCATACTTTTGGGCCCTCCGGGGGCGGGCAAGGGCACGCAGGCACAGCGTCTGGTGGACGAACGCGGCATGAAGCAGCTTTCCACCGGGGACA harbors:
- the secY gene encoding preprotein translocase subunit SecY, with product MASRADNLASNFSLAKFSQATELKNRIWFTIGALIIFRLLSYVPLPGVDPTALATLYQQTKGGVLDIFNTFSGGSLERMSLIALGVMPYITASIVVQLAASLSPQLAAIKKEGESGRKKLNQYTRYGTVFLTAIQGYFIAVGLESYAGASGIQAVIDPGIMFRVGAVISLVGGTMFLMWLGEQITARGIGNGISLIIMAGIVAQMPVFAAQMFEGGRTGSISPFAIIALIGMIVGLVLLISFMERAQRRVLIQYPKRATQRGVMQADRSHLPLKINTAGVIPPIFASSLLLMPLTISQFAGNSTDPNSAVGGVLVTLNQYLAHGQPLYMTLYALGIIFFCFFYTAVVFNPEETSENLKKNGGFIPGIRPGKNTATYLDYVLTRITVVGAAYLTLVCVLPEYVIAQTGIPLFFLGGTSLLIVVNVTVDTITQIQSHLLAHQYADLIKKAKLKGRLR